A genomic stretch from Microcebus murinus isolate Inina chromosome 19, M.murinus_Inina_mat1.0, whole genome shotgun sequence includes:
- the OR2C1 gene encoding olfactory receptor 2C1, whose protein sequence is MGGANSSSSEGFVLMGISDHPQLEMIFFVAILFSYLLTLVGNSTIILLSHLDARLHTPMYFFLSNLSSLDLAFTTSSVPQMLTNLWGPEKTISYGGCVTQLYVFLWLGATECILLVVMAFDRYIAVCRPLHYTTIMNPRLCWLLAATAWLGGLGNSVIQSTFTLQLPLCGHRRVDSFLCEVPAMIKLACGDTSLNEAVLNGVCTFFTAVPLSIILISYCYIARAALKIRSSEGRRKAFNTCLSHLVVVLLFYGSAIYGYLLPAKNSNQDQGKFISLFYSVVTPMVNPLIYTLRNKEVKGALRRLLRKGREVG, encoded by the coding sequence ATGGGAGGGGCCAACAGCAGTTCCTCAGAGGGCTTCGTCCTGATGGGTATATCTGACCATCCCCAGCTGGAGATGATCTTTTTTGTAGCCATCCTCTTCTCTTACTTGCTGACCCTGGTTGGGAACTCAACCATCATCCTGCTTTCCCACCTTGATGCCCGGCTCCACACGcccatgtactttttcctcaGCAACCTCTCCTCCCTGGACCTTGCCTTTACCACTAGCTCAGTCCCTCAAATGTTAACCAATTTATGGGGACCAGAAAAGACCATCAGCTATGGTGGCTGTGTGACCCAACTGTATGTGTTCCTTTGGTTAGGGGCTACTGAGTGCATTCTGCTTGTGGTGATGGCATTTGACCGTTACATCGCAGTTTGTCGGCCCCTGCACTACACCACCATTATGAATCCTCGGCTCTGCTGGCTGTTGGCTGCTACTGCCTGGCTGGGTGGCTTGGGCAACTCTGTGATCCAGTCAACATTCACTCTGCAGCTCCCATTGTGTGGGCACCGGAGGGTGGACAGCTTCCTCTGTGAGGTGCCTGCCATGATCAAACTGGCCTGTGGAGACACGAGTCTCAATGAGGCTGTGCTCAACGGTGTCTGCACCTTCTTCACTGCAGTCCCACTAAGCATCATCCTGATCTCCTACTGCTACATTGCTCGGGCAGCGCTGAAGATCCGCTCTTCAGAGGGACGGAGAAAGGCATTTAACACGTGCCTCTCCCATCTGGTGGTGGTACTCCTCTTCTATGGCTCAGCTATCTATGGGTATTTGCTTCCGGCTAAGAACAGCAACCAGGACCAGGGCAAGTTCATTTCCCTCTTCTACTCTGTGGTCACGCCCATGGTGAATCCTCTCATCTACACTCTAAGGAACAAGGAAGTGAAGGGGGCACTGAGAAGGCTgctgagaaaaggaagagaagtcggctga